The Zingiber officinale cultivar Zhangliang chromosome 9A, Zo_v1.1, whole genome shotgun sequence genome window below encodes:
- the LOC122019234 gene encoding protein transport protein sec31-like, translating to MGWPLRWQQSLPSSPELGEFHLDASYLEASSRLAGWHINLMRLLSEEMLSYFRLSNLTQEAPRSLGEYFFLFYPYFLGTLFVFSGKLFHTLPDAAEALTHALEVHPLPLSAMEIMRRGRVILERRALPFSSSTPTGGASSANPPPKHVRRRPAVQPALLARPTRPRTTRVPQSAARARPRAPRTARPIATTSPLENPPRSSYIPGLGLSARLMGLGGRTGNVSFADPDFREASQAARRAHATNERMSYSVPSPSRRRTRPPSDDSDSDDQPLSQRRRRQAPRPTSDSGPSSVPSPPPNAAISLTHPQVTPPSFPSQAANPPTSSINRTESSSIPPAPSQHAQADGASPSQPAQADEIGLSERPFHIPPTVPPPGPSSAPSDETTEPSAPPNSAAGPSGPPPPIYRKYCTTLPSEEQLWDQTNIPTSSLTMKGRLATIWEESMRHMNSLSSLAQMDQFAELYTKACAQSLIMDHSFHTTYHQKKMLQDRVAELETQLNDLAQASYALRAEIKELTRRKNSLEVSLARSNHELKDLQKKISQADTVHQQNMDQQALEQQRAMDQLSQKLRAVETLVRDQDQKLKSQEVLLQSQESRLSSQATDLATAKNELAQARATTEGMSTALTIYREGENDRCLQSRAAYLRSSEFYAQMGHHFSTSVIYGAGGALRQLHEQDYLKSLPPPEFLDHDRILKEISDDIFDPFDIQ from the exons ATGGGGTGGCCTCTACGATGGCAACAATCACTCCCCTCTTCTCCTGAACTGGGTGAATTTCATCTCGACGCTTCCTATTTGGAAGCCTCGTCTCGGTTGGCAGGCTGGCACATTAACTTAATGCGTCTGCTATCGGAGGAAATGTTGTCCTACTTCCGCCTGAGCAATCTGACCCAGGAGGCGCCTCGTTCATTGGGTGAATATTTCTTTTTGTTCTATCCTTATTTCTTGGGTACTTTATTCGTCTTCAGTGGCAAATTGTTTCACACTTTACCTGATGCAGCGGAAGCCTTAACTCATGCCTTAGAGGTTCATCCCCTTCCTCTGAGTGCTATGGAGATAATGAGGCGAGGGCGAGTTATCCTAGAAAGAAGGGCCCTCCCCTTTTCATCTTCAACCCCGACCGGTGGGGCTTCCTCAGCTAATCCACCGCCCAAACATGTTCGGCGAAGACCTGCCGTCCAACCTGCTCTTTTGGCTCGTCCTACTCGCCCTCGAACTACTCGCGTACCTCAATCAGCTGCTCGTGCTCGCCCCCGAGCCCCACGTACGGCTCGGCCTATTGCTACGACATCCCCATTGGAGAACCCTCCCCGGTCCTCTTACATCCCTGGTCTGGGTCTTAGTGCAAGGCTTATGGGCCTTGGCGGAAGAACGGGCAACGTCTCCTTTGCTGATCCGGATTTCAGAGAAGCCTCACAGGCGGCTCGTCGGGCTCATGCCACGAATGAACGCATGAGTTATAGTGTTCCTTCTCCTTCTAGACGCCGGACTCGACCGCCTTCCGATGATTCTGACTCTGACGATCAACCACTATCTCAGAGACGCCGGCGTCAAGCTCCTCGCCCGACATCCGACTCTGGCCCATCATctgtcccttctcctcctccgaaTGCGGCTATCTCTCTTACACACCCTCAGGTGACTCCTCCTTCATTCCCGAGTCAGGCGGCTAATCCTCCTACTTCATCTATTAATCGAACCGAGTCGTCATCTATTCCTCCTGCCCCCTCGCAACATGCTCAGGCCGATGGAGCCAGCCCCTCGCAACCTGCTCAGGCCGATGAAATAGGTCTCTCGGAGCGACCTTTCCATATCCCACCTACAGTACCTCCTCCAGgaccttcttcagctccttccgATGAAACCACCGAGCCTTCCGCTCCTCCGAACTCCGCTGCGGGTCCCTCAGGCCCTCCTCCACCTATTTATCGAAAGTATTGCACTACTCTTCCTTCTGAAGAGCAATTATgggatcagacaaatattcctaCCAGCTCCTTAACAATGAAAGGTCGTCTGGCCACTATATGGGAAGAAAGCATGCGGCATATGAATTCCCTATCTTCTCTAGCCCAGATGGACCAATTTGCAGAATTATACACTAAG GCCTGTGCGCAATCTCTGATAATGGATCATTCTTTCCACACAACTTatcatcagaagaagatgttGCAAGATCGTGTTGCTGAACTGGAAACACAACTGAACGATCTAGCCCAGGCCAGTTATGCTTTGCGAGCGGAAATAAAAGAGCTGACCAGAAGGAAGAATAGTCTAGAAGTGTCCTTAGCTCGATCCAACCATGAACTTAAAGATCTCCAGAAGAAGATAAGTCAAGCTGATACTGTACACCAACAGAATATGGATCAGCAGGCTTTAGAGCAGCAAAGAGCTATGGACCAGTTGTCTCAAAAACTGCGTGCGGTCGAAACTCTGGTGCGGGATCAGGATCAAAAGTTAAAATCGCAGGAGGTCCTTTTACAATCCCAGGAGTCCCGTCTGAGTTCCCAAGCGACAGACCTGGCTACTGCTAAAAATGAACTAGCTCAGGCTAGAGCCACAACAGAGGGCATGTCAACTGCTCTAACAATTTATAGAGAAGGAGAGAACGACCGCTGTTTGCAGAGCCGTGCTGCGTATCTGCGTTCTTCAGAATTTTATGCCCAAATGGGACATCATTTTTCCACGTCTGTTATCTACGGAGCGGGTGGAGCTTTGCGGCAGCTTCACGAGCAAGACTATTTAAAATCCCTTCCCCCTCCCGAATTCTTGGACCACGATCGAATCCTTAAAGAAATATCAGACGATATATTCGATCCTTTCGATATACAATGA